The Arachis hypogaea cultivar Tifrunner chromosome 19, arahy.Tifrunner.gnm2.J5K5, whole genome shotgun sequence genome has a window encoding:
- the LOC112775658 gene encoding uncharacterized protein: protein MASYDLIEIYCELIAARLPMIESLKCADLPELVDVRKHLTVKYGKEFASAAVELRPDYGVNRLLVEKLSAKAPDGPTKIKILSAINEEHNIKWEPKSFGENDIKPSQDLLAGPKTFEKATYAEPSQVHVPAAVRDEKGPPNEQASSQFKPVYDRPTGSDAQNTSDATRKDTGNQSRPSGTGNQEMHYRDSYSENSSAFPTVKQNWNMEFKDAASAAQAAAESAERASMAARAAAELSSHENVARQRSSESHSSPRSQLRDEIPQEYSFNDDKNLSTAFAYTTFHRGSSGMNNEKINTREQN, encoded by the exons ATGGCATCATATGATCTTATTGAGATATACTGTGAACTTATTGCTGCACGCTTGCCAATGATCGAGTCACTAAA ATGTGCAGACTTACCTGAGCTTGTAGATGTGCGGAAGCATCTTACAGTGAAGTATGGGAAAGAATTTGCATCGGCAGCTGTTGAATTACGCCCTGACTATGGTGTAAATCGCTTG TTGGTTGAGAAATTGTCTGCCAAAGCACCCGATGGTccaaccaaaataaaaatattatctgcaattaatgaagaacataatatCAAATGGGAACCCAAGTCATTTGGAGAAAATGATATAAAGCCTTCTCAAGACTTGTTG GCTGGGCCAAAAACTTTTGAGAAGGCAACTTATGCAGAACCTTCTCAAGTCCATGTTCCAGCAGCTGTTCGTGATGAAAAGGGTCCTCCTAACGAACAGGCTTCCTCACAATTTAAACCAGTGTATGATAGACCAACAGGTTCGGATGCACAGAATACAAGTGATGCTACTAGAAAGGACACTGGAAATCAGTCAAGACCATCAG GAACTGGAAATCAAGAAATGCATTATAGAGATTCATATTCTGAAAACAGTAGTGCTTTTCCTACTGTAAAGCAGAATTGGAATATGGAATTTAAGGATGCTGCCTCTGCTGCACAGGCAGCAGCAGAATCTGCGGAGCGTGCAAGCATGGCTGCAAGAGCAGCTGCGGAACTTTCAAGTCATGAAAATGTAGCAAGGCAGCGTTCAAGTGAATCACATAGTTCTCCTAGAAGCCAGCTAAGAGATGAAATACCTCAAGAATATTCTTTTAATGATGACAAAAACCTTTCTACAGCTTTTGCGTATACCACCTTCCATAGAGGCAGTTCTGGGATGAACAACGAAAAAATTAATACAAGAGAGCAAAATTAA
- the LOC112775239 gene encoding auxin-responsive protein IAA16: MESERDKYSMINFEETELRLGLPGGSNDGESSLRSTCTTTGKRGFSETTPSTVDLKLNLNLSSSSCSSSLNNESVSASSVNVDKNKEKNGGAAAPTSTPPVTRSTDPAKPPAKAQVVGWPPVRSFRKNIVSGQKSNKEEVEKPATTTVGQTATATSAATSGNGGAYVKVSVDGAPYLRKVDLKQYKSYRELSDALAKMFSGTMIEPAVSGPHHEFKGNGLFSFNGSDYVPTYEDKDADWMLVGDVPWEMFVESCKRLRIVKGSEATGLGVPRAAAEEQCKIRS, translated from the exons ATGGAGTCAGAGCGAGACAAATACAGCATGATAAATTTTGAGGAGACCGAGTTGCGACTCGGTTTGCCGGGTGGGTCGAACGATGGCGAGTCATCACTTAGGAGCACTTGTACTACAACTGGAAAGAGGGGTTTCTCGGAGACTACTCCGTCTACTGTGGATCTAAAGCTGAATCtgaatctttcttcttcttcttgttcttcttctcttAACAATGAATCCGTTTCAGCTTCTTCTGTCAACGTTGACAAGAACAAAGAGAAGAATGGTGGTGCTGCTGCTCCTACTTCTACACCTCCTGTTACTCGTTCTACCGACCCGGCGAAACCACCTGCCAA GGCACAAGTAGTAGGTTGGCCTCCAGTTAGGTCCTTCAGGAAGAACATAGTAAGCGGGCAGAAGAGCAACAAGGAAGAAGTGGAAAAGCCCGCCACCACCACCGTAGGTCAAACTGCAACCGCGACCTCCGCGGCAACAAGCGGCAACGGAGGGGCGTACGTGAAGGTGAGCGTGGACGGAGCACCATACTTGAGGAAAGTGGACCTGAAGCAGTACAAGAGCTACAGAGAGCTGTCAGATGCGCTGGCAAAGATGTTCAGTGGCACCATGATAGAGCCAGCTGTCAGTGGGCCCCATCACGAGTTCAAAGGAAATGGCCTCTTCAGCTTCAATGGATCTGACTATGTCCCCACTTATGAAGACAAAGACGCTGATTGGATGCTCGTCGGTGACGTTCCCTGGGA AATGTTCGTAGAATCATGCAAGCGCCTTCGCATAGTGAAAGGTTCTGAGGCAACTGGGCTTGGAG TTCCAAGAGCAGCAGCGGAAGAGCAGTGCAAGATCAGAAGCTGA